The genomic window ACCACCCCAGCGACCCGAGCACGGACGAGCACCCGCCGAAGAACCGGGACCACAACTGACCCCCTCCACAACCCGACAAAGAACGCCCTGGAGCACCCAGCTCCAGGGCTTCGCCGCCCTATGCCCCGCCGTATGCCCCTGCCTACGCACTGGGCGAGCGGCAGGCCCCACAGGAACAGCCGCCTCCCCAGGAGAACCCCAGGCAACCCGCCGAAGACCACCGCCGACATCGCGGCGCCCCTCCGGAAAAGCCCCGGAGAATCCCTGGAGAAGCCCCGGCAAGGCCCCAGCGAGGCCGCGCAGGGAACACGTAAAGGACGCACAGACAACCCGCGAGTGCCCCACCAAGCACCCAGGACCAGCACCGAACCCCCACAGAATTACCGTTTCGCACCGCTATGTTGCGTGTTTTCCGGGGTCGCACTCCGCCGCCATGGCTGCGCCCGGAACGTCTCGACCGGTAGGCTTTCCGTGTGATCTTCAAGCGCATCGGAAACGGCCGGCCGTACCCCGACCACGGCCGGGAAAGCACCCGGCAGTGGGCGGACGTCGCGCCGCGCCCGGTCCGCCTCGATCAGCTCGTGACGACCAAGGGGCAGCTGGACCTGGAGACCCTCCTCGCCGAGGACTCCACCTTCTACGGCGACCTCTTCGCGCACGTGGTGAAGTGGCAGGGCGATCTGTACCTGGAGGACGGCCTCCACCGCGCGGTCCGCGCGGCCCTTCAGCAACGCCAGGTGCTCCACGCCCGCGTCCTCGAATTGGACTAGCCCACGCGGACAGCTGTCACAAGCAGCTGTCACAAGCAGTTGCCACAAGCAGCCCTCATAAGCCCCCCCGGGCAGCCGTCCCAAGCAGCCCCTGCTGACAGCCGCACGGGCAGCGCCGCGACGACCCGGACGGTCCACGGTTGACCCTTTCGGGTTGGACTGCAGTGCGGTCAATGATCATCTAGTAGGCATCACCGTCCAACGGCACTACGCTGCGCCCATGAGCATGCTGACTCCTCCCGGCATGGGTGGCCAGTACCGGATCACGGGGGACAAGTACCCGCGGCTGCGGCGACCCAGGAGGCGCCGCAGGCTCGTGCTCGCGGTCGTCGCGTCCGCGACCGCGCTGGGCCTCATCGGCTGGGGAACCCTGCAGCTCATCGACGTCTTCACCGGCGACAACGACCAGGCGGCCGCGGCCGGCCCGAAGGCGGACTGCGCGTCCCGGGTGAGCC from Streptomyces sp. DSM 40750 includes these protein-coding regions:
- a CDS encoding type II toxin-antitoxin system VapB family antitoxin codes for the protein MIFKRIGNGRPYPDHGRESTRQWADVAPRPVRLDQLVTTKGQLDLETLLAEDSTFYGDLFAHVVKWQGDLYLEDGLHRAVRAALQQRQVLHARVLELD